A genomic segment from Halomonas sp. GD1P12 encodes:
- the gpt gene encoding xanthine phosphoribosyltransferase: MSSERYHQHFTVSWDQLHRDVRALCHQLIERDFKGIVAITRGGLIPAALIARELNIRLIDTVCIKSYDHMDQGGLGVLKGVDHDGDGWLLVDDLVDTGKTARAVREMLPKAHFVTIYAKPDGRPLVDQYLTEVGQNCWIQFPWDMGVAYVEPLADQIKK; the protein is encoded by the coding sequence ATGAGCAGCGAACGCTACCATCAGCATTTCACGGTTTCCTGGGACCAGCTTCACCGCGACGTGCGCGCCCTGTGCCACCAGCTCATCGAGCGCGACTTCAAGGGGATCGTTGCGATCACGCGAGGCGGACTGATTCCTGCCGCGCTCATCGCCCGCGAGCTCAACATTCGCCTGATCGATACGGTCTGCATCAAAAGCTATGACCACATGGATCAGGGCGGGCTTGGTGTATTGAAAGGCGTCGATCATGACGGCGATGGTTGGCTTCTGGTCGACGACCTGGTCGATACTGGCAAGACCGCTCGCGCGGTGCGCGAAATGCTGCCCAAGGCGCACTTCGTCACCATTTACGCCAAGCCCGACGGTCGTCCGCTGGTCGATCAATACCTGACCGAAGTCGGCCAAAACTGTTGGATCCAGTTTCCCTGGGACATGGGCGTTGCCTATGTCGAGCCGCTCGCCGACCAAATCAAAAAGTGA